A stretch of the Opisthocomus hoazin isolate bOpiHoa1 chromosome 2, bOpiHoa1.hap1, whole genome shotgun sequence genome encodes the following:
- the PKIB gene encoding cAMP-dependent protein kinase inhibitor beta, with amino-acid sequence MTDVEPVVTDFAASGRAGRRNALPDILGSPAGAGTSDLPHKLAELSVSEDEGAEGGEVPSSKALLESQEAEGKSKDS; translated from the exons ATGACTGATGTAGAGCCTGTGGTCACAGATTTTGCAGCGTCGGGACGGGCAGGCCGCCGGAACGCCTTACCAGATATTCTGGGCTCTCCTGCTGGTGCTGGGACTTCAGACCTGCCGCACAAACTGGCTGAGCTCTCCGTTTCAGAAG aTGAAGGAGCAGAGGGCGGAGAAGTGCCATCATCCAAAGCCTTGCTGGAAAGTCaagaggcagaaggaaagagcaagGATTCCTAA